The following coding sequences are from one Humulus lupulus chromosome X, drHumLupu1.1, whole genome shotgun sequence window:
- the LOC133805260 gene encoding peroxidase 64 has translation METLANNSILVFALLIIIITLSISSSSAANSLSLNYYDQTCPHVEYVVANAVKKAMSYDRTVPAALLRMHFHDCFIRGCDASVLLDSTKKHKAEKDGPPNISLHAFYVIDNAKKAVEALCPGVVSCADILSLAARDAVALSGGPTWKVPKGRKDGRISKASDTRQLPAPTFNISQLQQNFAQRGLSLKDLVALSGGHTLGFAHCSSFKNRLHKFNASVDVDPTLHSSFAASLRSICPAHNKVKNAGTTMDSTSTIFDNAYYKLLLQGKSIFSSDQSLLTTPPTKALVSKFAASKQDFDKAFVESMIKMSSIHGSTGQEIRLNCKVVN, from the exons ATGGAAACCCTAGCTAATAATTCAATACTAGTTTTTGCTcttctcatcatcatcatcacactTTCAATCTCATCATCATCTGCTGCGAATTCACTGAGCTTGAACTACTACGACCAAACGTGTCCACATGTAGAGTATGTCGTCGCCAACGCCGTGAAGAAAGCCATGTCCTACGACAGAACAGTTCCGGCTGCTCTGCTCCGCATGCACTTTCACGACTGCTTCATCAGA ggctgTGATGCGTCGGTGTTGCTAGATTCAACGAAAAAACACAAAGCTGAGAAAGATGGGCCTCCTAACATTTCATTGCATGCCTTTTATGTCATCGACAATGCAAAGAAAGCTGTTGAAGCTCTGTGCCCTGGTGTCGTTTCTTGTGCTGATATATTATCCCTTGCTGCCCGTGATGCCGTTGCTCTG TCTGGGGGTCCTACTTGGAAGGTACCAAAAGGCAGAAAAGATGGGAGAATATCAAAGGCAAGTGACACCAGACAATTACCAGCTCCCACCTTTAACATCTCTCAACTCCAACAAAACTTTGCTCAACGAGGCCTTTCCCTTAAAGATCTAGTCGCTCTCTCAG GAGGGCACACACTAGGGTTCGCTCACTGTTCATCGTTCAAGAACAGACTCCACAAATTCAACGCCAGCGTGGACGTTGACCCGACACTTCACTCGTCGTTCGCGGCCAGCCTGAGGAGTATTTGTCCAGCTCACAACAAAGTCAAGAATGCGGGGACCACCATGGATTCCACGTCGACAATCTTCGACAACGCCTACTACAAGCTACTTCTCCAAGGCAAGAGTATCTTCTCTTCAGACCAATCTCTACTCACAACTCCCCCAACCAAGGCCTTGGTCTCCAAATTTGCTGCTTCTAAACAAGACTTCGATAAAGCCTTCGTTGAGTCCATGATCAAGATGAGTAGCATCCATGGTAGTACTGGCCAAGAAATCAGGCTCAACTGTAAGgtggttaattaa
- the LOC133804124 gene encoding uncharacterized protein LOC133804124 has translation MEFEALAPPDSAVVKDHETTTTTSQEEEDDIYKLLLPDVRDLPPTPPSAVQSNFISYFAPDFLKPGHDQYIYRHANGLCVIGLATTHVAFKDEGGITAVDFNVGKSNRSEMKVTGKRKKNAQLLEPNSALCKVFTKDNSYIVRCCVKGSLLEVNDKLIKQPQLLNSLADREGYIAIIMPKPADWLKVKDSLMGSEEYKKLKEIC, from the exons ATGGAGTTTGAAGCCTTAGCTCCACCAGATTCTGCAGTGGTGAAGGACCAtgaaaccaccaccaccacaagccaagaagaagaagatgatattTACAAGCTTCTGCTCCCTGACGTTCGGGACCTTCCTCCTACTCCTCCCTCGGCCGTTCAATCCAACTTTATTTCCTATTTCGCTCCAG aTTTTTTGAAGCCAGGACACGATCAGTACATTTATCGTCACGCAAATGG attgtgtGTGATTGGTTTGGCTACGACGCATGTGGCTTTTAAGGACGAAGGAGGTATCACGGCTGTTGATTTTAATGTTGGGAAATCTAATCGAAGTGAGATGAAGGTCACTGGAAAACGCAAGAag AATGCTCAACTATTGGAGCCAAATTCGGCTCTCTGTAAAGTTTTCACCAAGGACAACTCTTACATTGTGAG GTGTTGCGTGAAAGGCTCGCTATTGGAAGTAAATGACAAACTAATCAAGCAGCCACAATTGCTTAATTCATTG GCAGACAGAGAGGGCTATATTGCCATTATCATGCCAAAACCAGCAGATTGGCTCAAGGTCAAGGATTCTTTAATGGGTTCCGAGGAGTATAAAAAACTTAAAGAAATTTGTTAG
- the LOC133804123 gene encoding UPF0496 protein At1g20180 translates to MYSIMRRALWNKFKSPFTAGRSSRVEGGNNSSLSSKLSVNEEYTNAFRTSSYEEMWGRVQLGLTTNTSNSSSSATRSSSSSSSSSPFYWDFSEYLLDPRPETLKNMMESLKFHHLLIEYFDASLRACHACELLLRSIHQTRSDYRKIKKVIKMSKRVLILHDCSSSSSNNHDQDQDHHHSGQYYCRAIFRELASIALLRNHLTIISPLQYSDIRESYMVLLHKLTSKQKKIKRREKLKKICKKVGGVGLVISHSLLLVALLVIALHGMFCFVAVPAVMGCSSIYLVGKKRKLDSTARNRVGSSGGVTSGGGVGEQLDVAAKGVFILINDFDTMSQMVRRLQNEVEHKKFVADICVRSKKFELLKEVVREFQAQDSSFLEQLEELEEHIYLCLLTINRTRRQVIQEIIASQQ, encoded by the exons ATGTACTCAATTATGAGAAGGGCTCTGTGGAACAAGTTCAAATCTCCATTtacag CTGGCAGATCATCACGCGTAGAGGGTGGCAATAATAGTAGCTTGTCGAGCAAGTTAAGTGTTAATGAAGAGTACACCAACGCCTTCCGAACAAGTTCCTATGAAGAAATGTGGGGAAGAGTTCAGTTGGGATTAACAACAAACactagtaatagtagtagtagtgcaACTAGATCATCATCGTCGTCGTCGTCTTCTTCGCCATTTTATTGGGATTTCTCCGAGTACTTATTAGATCCAAGGCCCGAAACACTAAAGAACATGATGGAGAGCTTAAAGTTTCATCACCTTTTGATCGAATACTTCGACGCAAGCTTACGAGCATGTCACGCGTGCGAATTGCTTCTAAGAAGCATCCATCAAACTCGGTCAGATTATCGGAAAATAAAAAAAGTGATTAAGATGAGCAAAAGGGTACTAATACTCCATGattgtagcagtagcagtagtaataaTCACGATCAAGATCAAGATCATCATCACAGTGGCCAATATTATTGCCGAGCCATATTCAGAGAGCTCGCTTCGATTGCATTGCTTAGAAACCATTTGACAATTATAAGCCCTCTTCAATATAGTGATATTCGGGAAAGCTACATGGTTTTACTCCATAAACTAACGTCCAAACAGAAGAAGATCAAAAGGAGAGAAAAGCTCAAAAAGATTTGCAAGAAAGTTGGAGGAGTTGGCCTTGTGATATCGCATAGTTTGCTCTTAGTTGCTTTGTTAGTCATTGCATTACATGGCATGTTTTGTTTTGTGGCAGTTCCTGCTGTGATGGGCTGTTCTTCAATTTACTTGGTGGGTAAGAAGAGAAAGTTGGATTCGACGGCTCGGAATCGGGTAGGGTCATCAGGCGGGGTAACCTCCGGAGGTGGGGTTGGTGAGCAGCTTGATGTTGCTGCAAAAGGGGTTTTTATATTGATCAATGATTTTGATACGATGAGTCAAATGGTGAGAAGGTTACAAAATGAGGTGGAGCACAAGAAATTTGTGGCTGATATATGTGTGAGGAGTAAGAAGTTTGAGCTATTGAAGGAAGTTGTGAGGGAGTTTCAAGCTCAGGATTCTAGCTTTTTGGAGCAACTTGAAGAGCTTGAAGAGCATATATACCTTTGTTTGCTGACCATAAACCGAACCAGAAGGCAAGTCATTCAAGAGATCATAGCTAGTCAACAATGA